The genomic window AGCGGATGTACGCGGTGAAACGGGCCCGGCAGGCGCAGCGGTTCCTCACGCCGCCCTGAAGCATGCAGGGTGGGCGGCGGTCCACACTCCGGTGTTCACCCCCCGGACGCGGCTTTCAGGTCGCGTCGATCCAGGCGCTGAGTGTGCCTTTCGGCGCGGCGCCCACCTGCCGTCCGGCCAGCTGCCCGTTCCGGAACAGCAGCAGGGTGGGAATGCCCTGCACCTGATACTGCCCCGGGGCGTGGGGGTGGTCGTCGACGTTGACCTTCACGACCTTGAGCTTCCCGGCACGTTCGCGCGCGAGGTCTTCCAGCACGGGACCGATGACGCGGCAGGGACCGCACCAGGGCGCCCAGAAGTCCACGAGGACCGGCACGCCCGCCTGCACGTCCTGCGTGAAGGTGGCGTCGGTGCCCTGGATCAGCCAGGGCAGCGCCGCGCCGCAGCGGGCGCAGGTTGGCACCTGCCCGGCGGGGACGGTGGTCACGCGGTTCTTCGCGCCGCACGCGGCGCAGGTCAGCACGTCGCTCATGCCTCCGAGTATGCGCGCCGCGCGGCCAGGGCGCGCTTTACGGAAACTGAACACTGGCCCGCTAGGGTGGGCGGCATGAATAAGATCCTGACCCTCCTGCTGGCCGCGTCCCTGAGCGTCTCCCCTGCCCTGGCTCAGATGGATCACTCCGGGCATGCCATGACGGGCGTGGCGGGCACCAGCGGGCCGAACCTGATAGCCATGAGCGGGAAGGCGTTCGACCGGGCGTACCTGAGCATGATGATCGCGCATCATCAGGGCGCGCTCGACATGGCGCGCGCCGCGCAGCCGCGCCTGAAAGACGCGAAGGTGAAGGCGTGGGCGGCGGCCGTGATCAAGGACCAGACCCGGGAGATCACGCAGATGAACACGTGGCTCAAGGCGCTGGGCGGGGTGGACGGAGCGGCGCGCATGCACATGCAGGGCATGATGGCGGGCATGATCGCGCCCATGAAGACGGCGGCGGATGCGGACCGGGCGTTCGTGCAGGGCATGCTCCCGCACCATCAGGGCGCGCTGGAGATGGCGGGCGGGGCGCTGCAGCGCAGCAGTGACGCGCGGGTGCTGAAACTGTCGCGCGACATCGTGCGGGCTCAGGCGGAGGAGATGTACCAGTACCGCCTGTGGCTGCTGCGCTGAGCCGCTAGGCTGGGTGGTCATGGCGCGCGTACTCATCGTGGATGACGACCCGGCGATCCTGGAGATCCTGGGCGCGTACCTCCGGGCGGACGGGCATGACGTTCTGGAAGCCCGCAGCGGCCCGGAGGCGCGCGCGCTGCTGCCCGGCGTGGACCTCGCGGTGCTCGACTGGATGCTGCCCGGCGTGAGCGGACTGGACCTCGCGCGGGAGCAGCGCCGCGCGCAGCCGGACTTCCCGATGCTGCTGCTCAGCGCGCGCGGGGAGGAGGAAGACCGCCTCTCGGGCCTGGAGGTCGGGGCGGACGATTACGTCACCAAGCCCTTCTCGCCGCGTGAGGTGGTGGCGCGCGTGCGGGCGCTGCTGCGGCGCAGTGGCGTGCGGGACGTGGTGGGCGGCGGCGGCCTGAGCGTGAACGGGCGCACGCGGGAGGCGGCGCTGGACGGTCAGCCGCTGACGCTGACGCGGCTGGAGTTCGACCTGCTGCTGACACTGGCCAGCCACCCGGGGCTGGTGTGGACGCGCGAGCGGCTGCTCGACCGCGTGTGGGGCGGGGACGACCCGGTGGTGGAGCGGGTGGTGGACGTGCACCTGGCCGGATTGCGCCGCAAGCTGGGTGAGGACGCCGCCCGCCCGCGCTTCATCGAGACGGTCCGCGGCGTCGGGTACCGCTTCCGGGACGGCGCGTGAAGCTGTTCCCGCGTCTGTTCCTGGCGCACCTGCTGGCGATCCTGGTGGCGCTGGGGGCGCTGCTGCTGGTGGCGGAACTGACGCTGCCGGGCGTGTATCAGCATCACGTGGACCAGATGGTGCAGGCCATGGGGGACCGGGGGCGTTCCCTGCGGCCGGACCTGGAGGCCGGCATGCGGGGCGCACTGAACGGGGCGCTGCTGCTGGCGCTGCCGTTCGCGGCGGGTGCGGCGGCCGTGACGGCGCTCGTCACGTCGCGGCGGGTGGTGCGGTCGGTGGCGCTGCTGGGTGACGGCAGCCGGGACCTGGCGGGCGGGCAGTACGCGCGGCGCCTGCCGGAATCGGGACGGGATGAACTGGCGGACCTGGCGCGGAACTTCAACCGGCTGGCGGCGGCGCTGGAACGGGTGGAGCAGGACCGCGTGGCGCTGATCGGCGAGGTGGGGCATGAGCTGCGCACGCCGCTGGCGGCCCTGCGGGGGTACAGCGAGGCCCTGTCTGACGGGGTGCTGACGCCAGCGGCGGTGTCGCCCGCCATCGAGCGGGAGGTGCGCTGTCTCGAGCGGCTGGCGCAGGATCTGAGTCTGGTTTCACGGGCGGAGGCGGGGCACGTGGAGTTGCAGGTGCGGCCGCTGCCGGTGCAGGAGCTGCTCGACGCGGCGCGGGACCGCTTCGCGGAGGTGTTCGTGGCGCGGGACGTGCAGTTGACGCTGCCCGGGTCCCCCGCGTGGGTCATGGCCAACCCGCAGCGGGCGGGACAGGTGCTGGCGAACCTGCTGCACAACGCGGCGCGGCACACCCCGGCGGGCGGGTCGGTGCGTGTGACGGTCGAGGACGCGGGGTCGGGCGTGGCCGTCACGGTGCGGGACACCGGGCCGGGCATCCCGCCGGAGCACTTGGAGCGGATCTTCGAGCGCTTCTACCGGGTGAACGAGGCCCGCACGCGCGGTGAGGGGAGCGGGGTGGGCCTGACGATCGCGCGGGCGCTGGCGCGGCGGATGGGCGGGGACCTGACGGTCACGTCGGGCGGGGACGGAAGTGCGTTCCGGTTCGTGCTGGCGCGCGCGGCGCCCGGTTCCTGGCCCGCGCGGTCCTGACCGCAGGAGTCACAGCGGTGGGATCGGCAGTCAGTGAGTGTGCGGACTGCCGCTGGACGCCGGCACGTCGGGCCGGTGGGTGAGCTGGGCCGGGTCGGGGGCGGGCCAGCCGAGCACCTGCTGCTCGAATGCCGGGCCGGGCAGCGGGCGCGCCAAGAAGTACCCCTGCAGGTAATCGCCCTCGACTGCCTCCACGAACGCCACCTGCACCTCCCGTTCCAGGCCTTCCACGGTGACGTGCAGTTTCAGGGCGTGCGCCATTAGGATGATCGCCCGCACGATCTTCGCGGCCGCGCCGGTCCCCTCCCCGAGGTCGTGCACGAACGACCGGTCGATCTTCAGGCCGTGCAGCGGCAGGCGGTGCAGGTAGCTCAGGCTGCTGTACCCGGTGCCGAAGTCGTCGAGGCTCAGGTGCACGCCCAGGCCGTGCAGCTGCTCGAGGGTCTCGGCGGCGTTCGGCACGTCGAGCAGGACCGACTCGGTGATTTCGAGGGTCAACAGGGCCGGGTTGAGGCGGCTGGCGTTCAGGGCGTCGGTGACGTGCTGCAGCAGGTCCGGCGCCCAGAACTGCCGGGCGCTGAGGTTCACGTTGACGCGCAGGCCGGGGTGGGTGGCCTGCCAGCGGGCGGCCTGCCGGGCCGCTTCGCACAGCACCCACGCGCCGATGGGGACGATCAGGCCGGTGCTTTCGGCCAGGGGGATGAAGTCGGCGGGGCTGATCAGGCCTCGGGTGGGGTGGCGCCAGCGCAGGAGGGCTTCGGCGGCGACGGGGTGGCGCGCGCCGGCCTGGAAGAGGCCCTGGTAGTGCAGTTCGAATTCCTGGCCGGTCAGGGCGGTGTGCAGGTCGCTTTCCAGGCTGATGACGGGCGTGCCCTTGGTGGCGTGGGGGTCGAAGGTCGCCACGGTACGGCCGGCGCGTTTGGCGTCGTACATGGCCATGTCGGCCTGGCTGAGCAGGACTTCGGCTTCCTGCCCCTGGACTGGCGCGAAGGTCAGGCCCAGGCTGCAGGACATGAACAGCGGCTGGCCGGACACCATGAACGGTTCGTGGAAGACGTCGTCGATGCGGCGTTTGATGCCGGTCTCGAAGCGCTCGCGGTTGGTGAAGGGCAGCAGGAGGGTGAATTCGTCGCCGCCCATGCGGGCCAGTACGTCGGAGGGCCGCAGCGCGCGGCGCAGCCGGACGCCGACCTGCCGCAGCAGTTCGTCGCCGGCGGTGTGGCCGAGGGTGTCGTTGACGTGTTTGAAGCGGTTCAGGTCGAGCATGCCCACGGCGAGCTGAGCGCTGCCGGCGGCGCGGTGGGTTTCGCTCAGCGCGCGGCGCAGGTGCTCGAGGTACAGGGCGCGGTTGGGCAGGCCGGTCAGGCCGTCGAACAGGGCCATGCGCTGCAGCTGCTGCTGCGCGGCGCGGCGGTCGAGGAGGGTGGCGGCGAACTCCAGGATGTCGTGCAGGCTGCGCTGCTCGCTGGCGGTGGGGGCGCCGGTGTGGACGCTGAACAGCGTGAAGACGCCCAGGGTGTCCTGGCCGTCGGCGCTGCAGATGGGCAGGACCCACAGGCTGCGCAGGTCGTTGCGTAGCAGCAGGTCGCCCATGCGGACCTCGGTGGAGTCGGCGATGTTCTCGATGATCACGGGCTGGCCGGTGCGGACGGCGGTCTGGGTGACGCCGACCGGTTCGGTCAGGTCGATGGTGCGCCGCTGGGCGGTGATGTATTCGCGCACTTCGGCGGGCAGGACGGCGCTGCTGGCGGCCAGCGTGAGCTGCTGGTCGTGTTTCAGCCAGGCGGTGGGGGCGCGGGTGGGGAAGGAGAGGGCCAGCAGCTGGCACAGGCCGTCGAGGACGTCCTCGATGGGACGGCCGGCGCTGGTGAGTTCCAGGACGTTGCGGCGCGCCTCCTCGAACTGGGTGCGGCGCACGTCGGCCGTCACGTCGCGCTGCACGCTGACCCAGTGCGTGTACCAGCCGCGTTCGTCCGCGACGGGCACGATGCTCAGGTTCACCCAGATGGGCGTGCCGTCCTTGCGGTAGTTCAGGACGGTCTCGTTGACCTTGCGCCAGCGGCGCAGCCGGTCGCTGATGCGGGCCAGGACGGCGCGGTCGGTGTCGGGGCCCTGTAGGATGCGGGGGGTCTGTCCGATGATCTCGTCGGGGGTGTAGCCGGTCGCGCGGGTGAACGCGGCGTTGACGTACACCACGCGGGGACCGGGGTAGAGCGAGGGGTTGGCTTCGGCGATCACCACGGCGTCCTGGGCGGAGACGGCGACGGATTCCAGCAGGCGCAGCCGCTCGCGTTCGTGCCGGGCGCGGGTGACGTCGCGCAGGACGATGGTGACGCCGCCGGGGCTGTGGTGGACGCGGCCGTCGAACCAGCGTCCGGTCTCGTCGCTGAGGTCCACGCTGCGGCGCTCTCCGCTGGCGAGCACCTCTTCCACGGCGAGGTGCAGGCTGGTGCGGCACAGCCATCCCGGCAGGGGGTGGTAGACGCGCGCGCCCAGTTGCCGCTCGGCTTCCTCGTTGACGTACATGAGTTCGCAGTCGTGGTCGAGGGCCATCACGGCGTCGTCGAGGCTGCTCAGGACGGCCGCCATGCGTTCGCGGGACGCCTGGAGTTCCCGTTGCAGCCGGAACTTCTCGACGGCGCGGTCCACGCCGCGCTGCAGGAGTTCAGCCGACAGGCTTCCCTTGTTCAGGTAGTCCTGCGCGCCGGCCTGCAGGGCGTCCACGGCGATCTGCTCTCCGGCCGCGCCGGTCAGCAGGACCACGGCGCAGGGGGGGTGGTGGTCCCGCAGGAATTCCACTCCGGTCATGTCCGGCAGGTTGTAGTCCAGCAGGATGCAGTCCGGTGGGGTGGCCGCGGCGCGCAGCCACGCCAGGCCGTCCTCGCCGAGCGGGCAGTGGTGAATGCGCACGGTCCGGGGGTTGCCGCGGCGCAGCAGCCGCAGGTACAGCTCGGCGTCCTCCGGGCTGTCGTCCACGATCAGGACTGACAGGTCAGCGGGGGCTTCGGTGTCAGTCGGGGGCGTCATACCCTGATCGTACGCACGGTCTATTTCAGGAGCGTTTCAAGCGGGCCGCATGAATGCCGGTGCGGGCGCCGGGGCGCATTCAGTCGGCGCCGTGGGGGACCGGGGCACCCGGCGGGTCCGGGGGGGCGGTGCGGGCGCCGCGCCAGTACTCGATGAGGTGCAGCACCTGCCGCTCGAGTTCACTCTGAAGCAGCGGTTTGACCAGGTACCCCGAGGCGTGTTCGGCGTACGCGGCGCGGATGTCGGCCGGAGCGGCGCTGATCGTCAGGATGACCACGGGAATGCCGCGCGTTCGGGGTTCGGCTTTCAGGCGGCGCAGCACGCTCAGCCCGCCGTCGCCGGGCAGGAACAGGTCCAGCAGGATCAGGTGTGGGGTGGGGGCGTCGGGCCGGGTGAGGTGGGCGGTGGCGGCCTCCGCCGTCTGGGCCACCGAGAGCTGCACGTCGCTGAACTGCGATTCGATCGCGTCCTGCAGCAGCAGCAGGTCGGTGAGGTGGTCATCAATGATCAGCAGATGGAACGGCGTGGTCATGATGCCTGCAGTGTGCTGAGCAGGACATGAAGGTGGATGTGGACCGACCGAAGGGCCCTGCAGGTGGGCGGGGCGTGCGCCGGGGTCCACTGAGCTGCGAATCAGCTAAAGGCTTCATGAAGTCATCTGCACCACGGACCTTCATGGAATCCCGATCTTAAGCTGGTGAACCCTGCCCTCATCACGTCCTGCCCTTCACGCGGAGGCGCCGCGTGACCGCCGTCCCGGACTTTGAACCCAGTCTGCTGCTGCACGCCCTCCAGGCCTACCGGCGTGGCGACTTCACCGTGCGGCTGCCCGTGAACTGGGACGGCGTGGGCGGCAAGATCGCCGACGCCTTCAACGACGTCGTGGAGGAATCCGCGCGGATCGCGCAGGACGCCGCGCGGGTGGGCCGCACCGTCGGCAAGGAAGGGAACGTCAAGCAGCGCATCCCGCTGGGCACCACCACCGGCAGCTGGGCCGCGCTGATCGAGGACGTGAACGAACTGGTGGACGACCTGGTGTGGCCCACCACCGAGATGACGCGCGTGGTCACCGCCGTCGCGCACGGGGACCTGTCGCAGCTGATGGCAACCGAGGTGAACGGGCAGCCCATGCAGGGCCAGTTCCTGCAGATCGTGTCCACCGTGAACACCATGGTCGGCCAGCTGAACTCCTTCGCGGGCGAGGTGACCCGCGTGGCGCGCGAGGTGGGCACCGAGGGCAAACTGGGCGGACAGGCCCAGGTGGCCGGGGTGGGCGGCGTGTGGCGCGACCTGACCGAGAACGTGAACGGCATGGCGAACAACCTCACCAGTCAGGTGCGCAACATAGCCGACGTCACCACCGCCGTCGCCAACGGCGACCTCAGCCGCAAGATCACCGTGGACGCCCGCGGCGAGATCCTCGACCTGAAGAACACCATCAACACCATGGTCGACCAGCTCAACGCCTTCGCCGAGGAGGTCACGCGCGTGGCGCGCGAGGTGGGCACCGAGGGCCGCCTGGGCGGTCAGGCCGACGTGCGCGGCGTGGGCGGCACCTGGAAGGACCTCACCGACAACGTGAACTCCATGGCCGCCAACCTGACCGGGCAGGTGCGCAACATCGCCGACGTGACCACCGCCGTCGCCAACGGCGACCTGTCGAAGAAGATCACGGTGGCCGCGCAGGGTGAGATCCTGGAGCTGAAGAACACCATCAACATCATGGTCGACCAGCTGAACTCCTTCGCGGGCGAGGTCACCCGTGTGGCGCGCGAGGTGGGGACCGAGGGCCGCCTGGGCGGTCAGGCGGACGTGCGCGGCGTGGGCGGCACCTGGAAGGACCTGACCGACAACGTGAACGGCATGGCGAACAACCTCACCAGTCAGGTGCGCAACATCGCCGACGTGACTACCGCCGTCGCCAACGGCGACCTCAGCCGCAAGATCACCGTGGACGCCCGCGGCGAGATCCTCGACCTGAAGAACACCATCAACACCATGGTCGACCAGCTCAACGCCTTCGCGTTCGAGGTCACCCGCGTGGCCCGCGAGGTGGGCACCGAGGGCAAACTCGGCGGGCAGGCCCAGGTCGCCGGGGTGGGCGGCACCTGGAAGGACCTCACCGACAACGTGAACTCCATGGCGAACAACCTCACCGATCAGGTGCGCAACATCGCCTTCGTGACCACCTCGGTCGCCACCGGGGACCTGTCGAAGAAGATCACCGTGGACGTCAAGGGCGAGATCCTCGACCTGAAGAACACCATCAACACCATGGTCGACCAGCTCAACGCCTTCGCGGGCGAGGTGACCCGCGTGGCGCGCGAGGTGGGCACCGAGGGCAAACTCGGCGGACAGGCCCAGGTCGCCGGGGTGGGCGGCACCTGGAAGGACCTCACCGACAACGTGAACTCCATGGCGAACAACCTCACCGATCAGGTGCGCGGCATCGCGCGGGTCGTGACGGCCGTCGCCGGCGGGGACCTGAACCGCAAACTGAACGTCAAGGCGCAGGGTGAGATCGCCGAGCTGGCCGAGACGATCAACTCCATGATCGACACGCTCGCCACGTTCGCCCAGCAGGTCACGACCGTCGCGCGCGAGGTGGGCACCGAGGGCAAACTGGGCGGGCAGGCGAACGTGCCCGGCGCGAGCGGCACCTGGAAGGACCTCACCGACAACGTGAACGGCCTCGCGGCGAACCTCACCACGCAGGTGCGCGCCATCGCCGAGGTCGCCACCGCCGTCACCAAGGGCGACCTGACCCGCAGCATCTCCGTGGAGGCCAGCGGGGAGGTGGACGCGCTGAAGAACAACATCAACGAGATGATCGTGAACCTGCGCGACACCACCGAGAAGAACACCGAGCAGGACTGGCTGAAGACCAACCTCGCCAAGTTCACCGGGATGCTGCAGGGCCAGC from Deinococcus sedimenti includes these protein-coding regions:
- the trxA gene encoding thioredoxin, which encodes MSDVLTCAACGAKNRVTTVPAGQVPTCARCGAALPWLIQGTDATFTQDVQAGVPVLVDFWAPWCGPCRVIGPVLEDLARERAGKLKVVKVNVDDHPHAPGQYQVQGIPTLLLFRNGQLAGRQVGAAPKGTLSAWIDAT
- a CDS encoding DUF305 domain-containing protein, which codes for MNKILTLLLAASLSVSPALAQMDHSGHAMTGVAGTSGPNLIAMSGKAFDRAYLSMMIAHHQGALDMARAAQPRLKDAKVKAWAAAVIKDQTREITQMNTWLKALGGVDGAARMHMQGMMAGMIAPMKTAADADRAFVQGMLPHHQGALEMAGGALQRSSDARVLKLSRDIVRAQAEEMYQYRLWLLR
- a CDS encoding winged helix-turn-helix domain-containing protein, which codes for MARVLIVDDDPAILEILGAYLRADGHDVLEARSGPEARALLPGVDLAVLDWMLPGVSGLDLAREQRRAQPDFPMLLLSARGEEEDRLSGLEVGADDYVTKPFSPREVVARVRALLRRSGVRDVVGGGGLSVNGRTREAALDGQPLTLTRLEFDLLLTLASHPGLVWTRERLLDRVWGGDDPVVERVVDVHLAGLRRKLGEDAARPRFIETVRGVGYRFRDGA
- a CDS encoding sensor histidine kinase; translation: MKLFPRLFLAHLLAILVALGALLLVAELTLPGVYQHHVDQMVQAMGDRGRSLRPDLEAGMRGALNGALLLALPFAAGAAAVTALVTSRRVVRSVALLGDGSRDLAGGQYARRLPESGRDELADLARNFNRLAAALERVEQDRVALIGEVGHELRTPLAALRGYSEALSDGVLTPAAVSPAIEREVRCLERLAQDLSLVSRAEAGHVELQVRPLPVQELLDAARDRFAEVFVARDVQLTLPGSPAWVMANPQRAGQVLANLLHNAARHTPAGGSVRVTVEDAGSGVAVTVRDTGPGIPPEHLERIFERFYRVNEARTRGEGSGVGLTIARALARRMGGDLTVTSGGDGSAFRFVLARAAPGSWPARS
- a CDS encoding EAL domain-containing protein; this encodes MTPPTDTEAPADLSVLIVDDSPEDAELYLRLLRRGNPRTVRIHHCPLGEDGLAWLRAAATPPDCILLDYNLPDMTGVEFLRDHHPPCAVVLLTGAAGEQIAVDALQAGAQDYLNKGSLSAELLQRGVDRAVEKFRLQRELQASRERMAAVLSSLDDAVMALDHDCELMYVNEEAERQLGARVYHPLPGWLCRTSLHLAVEEVLASGERRSVDLSDETGRWFDGRVHHSPGGVTIVLRDVTRARHERERLRLLESVAVSAQDAVVIAEANPSLYPGPRVVYVNAAFTRATGYTPDEIIGQTPRILQGPDTDRAVLARISDRLRRWRKVNETVLNYRKDGTPIWVNLSIVPVADERGWYTHWVSVQRDVTADVRRTQFEEARRNVLELTSAGRPIEDVLDGLCQLLALSFPTRAPTAWLKHDQQLTLAASSAVLPAEVREYITAQRRTIDLTEPVGVTQTAVRTGQPVIIENIADSTEVRMGDLLLRNDLRSLWVLPICSADGQDTLGVFTLFSVHTGAPTASEQRSLHDILEFAATLLDRRAAQQQLQRMALFDGLTGLPNRALYLEHLRRALSETHRAAGSAQLAVGMLDLNRFKHVNDTLGHTAGDELLRQVGVRLRRALRPSDVLARMGGDEFTLLLPFTNRERFETGIKRRIDDVFHEPFMVSGQPLFMSCSLGLTFAPVQGQEAEVLLSQADMAMYDAKRAGRTVATFDPHATKGTPVISLESDLHTALTGQEFELHYQGLFQAGARHPVAAEALLRWRHPTRGLISPADFIPLAESTGLIVPIGAWVLCEAARQAARWQATHPGLRVNVNLSARQFWAPDLLQHVTDALNASRLNPALLTLEITESVLLDVPNAAETLEQLHGLGVHLSLDDFGTGYSSLSYLHRLPLHGLKIDRSFVHDLGEGTGAAAKIVRAIILMAHALKLHVTVEGLEREVQVAFVEAVEGDYLQGYFLARPLPGPAFEQQVLGWPAPDPAQLTHRPDVPASSGSPHTH
- a CDS encoding response regulator, whose translation is MTTPFHLLIIDDHLTDLLLLQDAIESQFSDVQLSVAQTAEAATAHLTRPDAPTPHLILLDLFLPGDGGLSVLRRLKAEPRTRGIPVVILTISAAPADIRAAYAEHASGYLVKPLLQSELERQVLHLIEYWRGARTAPPDPPGAPVPHGAD